The following coding sequences are from one Verrucomicrobiia bacterium window:
- a CDS encoding DNA photolyase family protein — protein sequence MSATLVWFRLDLRWEDQPALHAAALRGRPVIPVFIWAPEEEGAWPPGGASRWWLHQSLRALDAGLRRLGSRLILQRGPSLDTLQALRQQTGADAVFWNRRYEPALIARDKTIKETLRAQGVQVESYNAALLFEPWTIHNRSGAPFQVFTPFWKHCLSQPAPAAPLPAPTALPAPKTWPVSLPLEALELEPKIDWAAGMRAAWQPGPEGAAMQLERFLAGAFARYAEGRNLPGAAGTSRLSPHLHFGEIGPRQIWQRLRQWAEAQKPPQAGWASSPFVAELGWREFAYHLLYHFPHTPTEPLRPAFKHFPWRPEADATLRAWQKGRTGYPIVDAGMRELWATGWMHNRVRMIAGSFLVKDLLLDWRHGARWFWDTLVDADLASNTLGWQWVAGCGADAAPYFRVFNPVTQGEKFDPHGDYVRRWVPELARMPDQWIHHPWEAPPDVLAAAGVHLGDTYPRPIVNHTIAREVALEAFKRLPAAGG from the coding sequence ATGAGTGCCACCTTGGTTTGGTTCCGTCTGGATTTGCGCTGGGAAGACCAGCCCGCCTTGCACGCGGCCGCATTGCGGGGCCGTCCGGTGATTCCCGTGTTTATATGGGCCCCGGAGGAGGAAGGCGCCTGGCCCCCCGGCGGAGCCTCGCGCTGGTGGCTGCATCAATCCCTCCGCGCGCTGGATGCCGGCTTGCGGCGCCTTGGCAGCCGCCTGATTCTGCAGCGGGGACCTTCCCTTGACACGCTGCAAGCGTTGCGCCAACAAACTGGCGCGGATGCGGTGTTCTGGAATCGCCGATACGAGCCGGCGCTGATTGCCCGAGACAAGACCATCAAGGAAACCTTGCGCGCCCAGGGCGTCCAGGTGGAAAGTTATAATGCCGCCCTCCTGTTTGAACCGTGGACCATCCACAACCGCAGTGGAGCGCCCTTTCAAGTCTTCACGCCTTTCTGGAAGCATTGTCTTTCCCAACCCGCGCCCGCAGCGCCCCTCCCTGCTCCCACCGCCCTGCCGGCGCCCAAAACCTGGCCCGTCTCACTCCCTCTGGAAGCCCTGGAGCTGGAGCCCAAAATTGACTGGGCCGCCGGCATGCGCGCCGCCTGGCAGCCAGGCCCCGAGGGGGCGGCGATGCAACTGGAGCGCTTTTTGGCGGGCGCCTTCGCCCGCTATGCGGAGGGACGCAACCTCCCCGGCGCTGCCGGCACTTCCCGGCTCTCGCCCCATCTGCATTTTGGAGAAATAGGCCCCCGGCAAATCTGGCAGCGCCTGCGCCAGTGGGCGGAGGCGCAAAAACCCCCGCAGGCGGGCTGGGCGTCCTCTCCCTTCGTCGCCGAGCTGGGCTGGCGTGAATTTGCCTACCATTTGTTGTACCATTTCCCCCACACACCGACAGAACCGCTCCGCCCGGCCTTCAAGCATTTTCCCTGGCGCCCGGAGGCGGACGCCACGTTGCGCGCCTGGCAGAAAGGGCGCACCGGCTACCCCATCGTGGATGCGGGGATGCGCGAGCTGTGGGCCACGGGTTGGATGCACAATCGCGTGCGCATGATTGCCGGCTCTTTCCTGGTCAAAGATTTGCTGCTGGACTGGCGGCACGGCGCGCGCTGGTTTTGGGACACCCTGGTGGATGCCGATCTGGCAAGCAACACCCTGGGCTGGCAATGGGTGGCCGGCTGTGGCGCCGATGCCGCCCCCTATTTCCGCGTGTTCAACCCCGTCACCCAGGGCGAAAAATTCGATCCCCACGGCGACTACGTCCGCCGCTGGGTGCCCGAACTGGCGCGGATGCCGGATCAGTGGATCCATCACCCTTGGGAAGCGCCGCCAGACGTGCTGGCCGCCGCCGGCGTGCATTTGGGCGACACTTATCCGCGTCCGATAGTGAATCACACCATCGCCCGCGAAGTGGCGCTGGAGGCCTTCAAACGCCTGCCCGCCGCGGGAGGATAA
- the thiS gene encoding sulfur carrier protein ThiS — MAQVIANGQPVPANLPCTLEEFLRAQNFFPRSVVVELNGEAIAPSEFSRRQLQEGDRLEIVKIVAGG, encoded by the coding sequence ATGGCTCAGGTCATTGCCAACGGCCAGCCCGTCCCTGCCAATCTCCCTTGTACGCTGGAGGAATTTTTGCGCGCCCAAAACTTCTTTCCCCGCAGCGTGGTGGTGGAGTTGAACGGGGAAGCCATTGCCCCCTCCGAGTTTTCCCGGCGCCAGTTGCAGGAGGGCGACCGTCTCGAAATCGTCAAAATCGTCGCTGGCGGCTGA
- a CDS encoding radical SAM protein, protein MLNLTRLYCGVAQPADHLRYGQGHGAPRSAAERRPIVVWNITRRCNLNCIHCYSDSTAQVYPGELTLEQCYAVIDDLAAFKVPAVLLSGGEPLIHPHFFDLANRAVQKGLRLTLSTNGTLIDLPTAKKIKELGFSYVGISLDGIGDTHDYFRGRKGAFEKTIEAFRNCKAVGQKVGLRLTLTRNTVDDLDRILDFIEFENIDRVCFYHLVYSGRGANLVSVPPARTRAAIDRIIDRTVQWNQNGKTREVLTVDQPADNAFLYLRLLREQSPRAKEVYDLLKWNGGGSNSSGVGIGNIDTQGNVHPDQFWQSVTLGNVKDKPFSQIWTRTDHPILNGLRNRRPLLKGRCGICRFQEICGGGFRVRAEQVFGDPWAEDPGCYLTMDEIAAAPAAALAGV, encoded by the coding sequence ATGTTAAATCTGACTCGTTTGTACTGTGGCGTGGCCCAGCCCGCCGATCATTTGCGCTATGGCCAGGGGCACGGCGCCCCGCGTTCCGCGGCCGAACGGCGCCCCATTGTGGTGTGGAACATCACCCGTAGGTGCAATTTGAACTGCATCCATTGTTACTCAGACTCCACCGCGCAGGTGTATCCGGGCGAGCTGACCCTGGAACAGTGCTATGCGGTCATCGATGACCTGGCCGCCTTCAAGGTGCCGGCGGTCCTGCTCTCCGGCGGCGAGCCGCTCATTCACCCCCACTTCTTTGACCTGGCCAATCGCGCTGTGCAGAAGGGCCTGCGGCTTACCCTCTCCACCAACGGCACGTTGATTGACCTGCCCACGGCCAAAAAAATCAAGGAGCTGGGCTTCTCCTACGTAGGCATTTCCCTCGATGGCATCGGCGACACCCATGATTATTTCCGTGGCCGCAAAGGGGCGTTTGAAAAAACCATTGAGGCCTTCCGCAATTGCAAGGCGGTGGGCCAGAAGGTGGGCCTGCGCCTGACGCTTACCCGCAACACGGTGGATGACCTGGACCGTATCCTCGACTTCATCGAATTCGAGAACATTGACCGGGTCTGTTTCTACCACCTTGTTTATAGCGGGCGCGGCGCCAATCTGGTCAGCGTGCCCCCGGCGCGGACGCGCGCCGCCATTGACCGCATCATTGACCGCACCGTCCAATGGAATCAAAACGGCAAGACCCGCGAAGTGCTCACCGTGGATCAACCGGCGGACAACGCGTTTTTGTACCTGCGTCTCCTACGCGAGCAATCCCCCCGGGCCAAAGAGGTGTACGATCTGCTCAAATGGAACGGCGGCGGCTCTAACAGCTCGGGCGTCGGCATAGGCAACATTGACACCCAGGGCAATGTCCATCCGGATCAATTCTGGCAGAGCGTGACGCTGGGCAACGTTAAAGATAAGCCCTTCAGCCAGATTTGGACCCGCACCGATCATCCCATCCTCAACGGCCTGCGCAACCGCCGTCCCCTGCTCAAAGGCCGTTGCGGCATCTGCCGTTTTCAGGAAATCTGCGGCGGCGGCTTCCGTGTGCGCGCCGAACAAGTCTTCGGCGACCCCTGGGCGGAAGACCCCGGTTGTTATTTGACCATGGACGAAATTGCCGCCGCTCCGGCCGCGGCACTGGCCGGCGTGTAA
- a CDS encoding glycosyl hydrolase produces MKMPRPLPAAGKRLPPGWLTSLVCAGVIALLPGAVGHARAAQTTNDTAVVTVGPGGYLTTLPRPCKPLPERIYRTADVRGPMLTGQWWSSLVWQPFSQNLFAHPLVLLCTSNGLVVSQHGARVHGTSAGIFGSGGGRPGDLRLEHSAAGVFPEALCGGYSDWFVTAVFATNDMVLRASFGHGSPYVFCQYSGGQPVVTFAQAPRLWAGSARDAVLGLTVNGHHYGLFGPGGSTWAGLEGRRWTNLSGGKSYFSVAVLPDDRPETLARFRQHAYNHVIDTRLELAYQNGQLLVNYRFTCRPQEGSDTGTLFALYPHQWKYTSTPLTPMTYNSVRGVMKVGEGGGFATTVPVQGLLPLLPPQGIPERERALQYLRAEAAKKPAGFGDTYWEGKHLGRLATLSGVAEAAGAPELQATFLHEIKRRLEQWFTAAPGKEQVVFYYNNLWGTLVGSRPSYGSDRPLNDHHFHYGYFIRAAAEVARRDAAWARQWAPMVELLIRDIASPDRQDPLFPYLRCFDKYAGHSWASGDANFADGNNQESSSESLNAWYGMMLWGEATGNRRLRDVGLALFNLERTAVEEYWFDVSGTNFPRDFPEVALGMVWGGKGAFATWFSGDIDCIHGINWLPFTPASIYMGRHPAYVKKNHDRIVARRKGGADYNNGWGDLVIMFRALAEPAPAAEYLEAQPQCKIESGNTHAFMYHWIHTLNRLGLNDTGLTADHPFFNVYQKNGRKTYAVYNFQAQPLTVTFSDGHRMTAAPGTLTVAP; encoded by the coding sequence ATGAAAATGCCTCGTCCCCTCCCGGCAGCAGGGAAACGCCTCCCGCCGGGCTGGCTCACGTCCCTGGTTTGCGCAGGCGTTATCGCGTTGCTTCCGGGCGCCGTTGGCCACGCCCGGGCCGCCCAGACCACAAACGACACGGCGGTGGTCACCGTAGGCCCCGGCGGCTATTTGACTACGCTGCCCCGTCCCTGCAAACCGCTGCCGGAGCGGATTTATCGCACCGCAGACGTGCGCGGCCCCATGCTCACCGGCCAGTGGTGGAGTTCGCTGGTATGGCAGCCCTTCTCCCAAAATCTGTTTGCGCATCCGCTGGTATTGCTCTGCACTTCCAACGGGCTGGTTGTCAGTCAACACGGCGCCCGGGTGCATGGGACCTCTGCCGGCATCTTTGGCAGCGGCGGCGGGCGGCCCGGAGATTTGCGCTTGGAACACTCGGCGGCAGGCGTGTTTCCCGAGGCCCTTTGCGGCGGCTATTCCGATTGGTTCGTCACCGCAGTCTTCGCGACAAATGACATGGTCCTGCGGGCCAGTTTTGGCCATGGCAGCCCTTACGTCTTTTGCCAGTACTCCGGCGGCCAGCCGGTGGTAACGTTCGCGCAAGCCCCGCGACTGTGGGCCGGCAGCGCCCGCGATGCCGTGCTGGGCCTCACGGTGAACGGGCATCATTACGGACTATTTGGGCCGGGCGGCTCCACGTGGGCCGGACTGGAGGGGCGACGATGGACTAATCTGAGCGGCGGCAAATCTTATTTCAGCGTGGCCGTGCTGCCGGATGATCGCCCGGAGACCCTCGCCCGGTTTCGCCAGCATGCCTACAATCACGTAATTGATACCCGCCTGGAATTAGCTTATCAGAACGGCCAGTTGCTCGTTAACTACCGCTTCACCTGCCGGCCCCAGGAAGGCAGCGACACTGGCACGTTGTTCGCGCTGTATCCGCACCAATGGAAATACACCTCCACGCCTTTGACGCCCATGACCTACAACTCGGTTCGTGGCGTCATGAAAGTGGGCGAAGGAGGGGGCTTTGCCACCACGGTGCCGGTCCAAGGCCTGCTGCCGCTGCTGCCACCGCAAGGCATTCCCGAGCGCGAGCGCGCCCTGCAATATCTTCGCGCCGAAGCCGCGAAAAAACCGGCGGGGTTTGGCGATACCTACTGGGAAGGCAAACATCTGGGCAGGCTGGCCACCTTGAGCGGGGTGGCGGAGGCGGCCGGCGCCCCGGAGCTGCAGGCCACTTTTCTCCATGAAATCAAACGCCGCCTGGAGCAGTGGTTCACGGCTGCTCCGGGCAAGGAGCAGGTGGTTTTCTACTACAACAATCTCTGGGGCACGCTGGTGGGCAGCCGGCCCTCGTACGGCAGCGACCGTCCCCTGAATGACCATCATTTTCATTACGGCTATTTCATCCGTGCCGCCGCGGAGGTGGCCCGCAGGGATGCAGCCTGGGCGCGTCAGTGGGCGCCCATGGTGGAACTGTTAATTCGCGACATCGCCTCGCCAGACCGGCAGGATCCGTTGTTTCCCTATCTGCGCTGCTTTGACAAGTACGCCGGCCACTCGTGGGCGTCGGGCGATGCCAATTTCGCGGATGGCAACAATCAGGAATCCTCCAGTGAATCCCTCAATGCGTGGTACGGCATGATGCTCTGGGGCGAGGCCACCGGCAACCGCCGCCTGCGTGATGTGGGCCTGGCCTTGTTCAACCTCGAGCGCACGGCCGTGGAGGAATATTGGTTTGATGTGTCGGGCACCAACTTCCCCCGGGATTTTCCGGAAGTGGCGCTGGGCATGGTGTGGGGAGGCAAGGGGGCGTTTGCCACCTGGTTTTCGGGAGACATTGATTGCATTCACGGCATCAACTGGCTGCCCTTCACCCCGGCCAGTATTTACATGGGACGGCATCCGGCCTACGTGAAGAAAAACCACGATCGCATCGTGGCCCGGCGCAAAGGCGGCGCCGATTACAACAACGGCTGGGGGGACCTGGTCATCATGTTTCGGGCTTTGGCCGAGCCGGCACCGGCGGCGGAATACCTCGAGGCCCAGCCCCAATGCAAAATCGAAAGCGGCAACACCCACGCCTTCATGTATCATTGGATACACACCTTGAACCGGCTTGGGCTTAACGACACCGGCCTGACCGCAGATCATCCGTTCTTCAATGTCTATCAAAAAAACGGCCGCAAAACCTATGCCGTGTACAACTTTCAGGCGCAGCCGCTGACCGTCACCTTTTCTGACGGCCACCGCATGACCGCAGCCCCCGGCACGCTCACTGTCGCTCCCTGA
- a CDS encoding radical SAM protein — protein MFDFNDHPFLVVWEMTRACALVCRHCRAAAKIHRHPQELDGEEAYRFVDQVVRARPGIFILTGGDPMQRPDLYDLVAYASGKGLRVALSPSVTPLFLQADLKRLKEAGCARISISIDGANRESHDRFRGIKGTWDMTMQALQNIREAGIEVQVNTTFTRQNFKDFDGFVKLLEEIRPVLWSVFQLVPTGRGKVADLLNAFEMEELFVKLAHLSTRVPYDIKTTEGHHYRRVVLQQLHDEKALKKRAPIGINDGKGFVFVSHIGEIQPSGFLPITGGNARTDELIDVYRHHEVFRNLRNSSLLKGKCGVCEYKDICGGSRARAYALTGDYLGEEPLCAYVSPNYHPVPAPAPAAT, from the coding sequence ATGTTTGATTTCAACGACCACCCCTTCCTGGTGGTCTGGGAAATGACCCGCGCCTGCGCGCTGGTTTGCCGCCACTGCCGCGCCGCCGCCAAAATCCACCGCCATCCCCAGGAGCTGGACGGGGAGGAGGCCTATCGCTTTGTGGATCAAGTGGTGCGGGCACGGCCCGGGATCTTCATTTTGACGGGCGGCGATCCCATGCAGCGTCCGGACTTGTATGATCTCGTGGCCTATGCTTCGGGCAAGGGGCTGCGCGTGGCCTTAAGCCCCAGTGTGACGCCCCTCTTCTTGCAGGCCGACCTCAAGCGGCTGAAGGAAGCCGGCTGCGCCCGCATCTCCATCAGCATTGACGGCGCCAACCGCGAGAGCCATGACCGTTTCCGCGGCATTAAAGGCACCTGGGACATGACGATGCAGGCGCTGCAAAACATTCGCGAGGCCGGCATTGAAGTGCAGGTCAACACCACCTTCACCCGGCAAAACTTCAAAGATTTCGACGGCTTTGTAAAACTGCTGGAGGAAATCCGGCCCGTCCTGTGGAGCGTCTTCCAACTGGTGCCCACCGGCCGGGGCAAGGTGGCCGATCTGCTGAACGCCTTTGAAATGGAGGAGCTGTTTGTCAAACTGGCCCATCTTTCCACCCGGGTGCCGTACGACATCAAGACCACCGAGGGCCATCACTATCGGCGGGTGGTGTTGCAGCAGTTGCACGATGAAAAGGCCCTGAAAAAACGCGCCCCCATCGGCATCAATGATGGCAAGGGGTTTGTGTTTGTCTCCCACATCGGCGAAATCCAGCCCAGCGGTTTCCTGCCGATCACCGGGGGCAACGCCCGCACTGATGAACTGATCGACGTGTACCGTCATCACGAAGTGTTTCGCAATCTGCGCAATTCCAGCCTCCTCAAGGGCAAATGCGGGGTGTGCGAGTACAAGGATATTTGCGGCGGCTCCCGCGCCCGCGCTTATGCGCTGACGGGCGATTATTTGGGGGAAGAACCCCTCTGTGCCTACGTTTCACCCAATTACCATCCAGTACCCGCGCCCGCACCAGCCGCCACGTAA
- a CDS encoding NADPH-dependent assimilatory sulfite reductase hemoprotein subunit — protein MENNVAEPKLSPNEHLKAGCPTLAGTLAQTLANPAEDHFSEEDAQFLKFHGCYQQDDRDVRKQGKKFIFMVRVRMPGGVLKPEQYLTMDRLATEYGNDSLRVTSRQGIQFHGIIKSGLARTIRGIHEAMLTTLAACGDVVRNVVTPPPVLHGEVGREVLADARLLSQSLLPQTPAYHEIWLNGEKLEMEKAALNDFVDPLYGKTYLPRKFKISFAIPPVNDVDIFAQCLGFIAIEAGGRVVGYNVVAGGGMGRSHGNQQTFPRLADLIGFIPREAVEATARAVVGIHRDFGDRANRKHARLKYVLADRGVEWFRAELERRVGFALEPARPFVFTRQGDLYGWRQQADGSWVLGMFIETGRIRDTESRQLKTALRRVVERFGLEVHLTPANNLLLVGIKDDQREAVTRLLAEHGADPARRVSAVRGASMACVALPTCGLALAEAERYLPHLMGEIEKAMEETGLGDQEIIIRMTGCPNGCARPYMAEIALVGKAPGRYQLFVGGNPAGTRLNRVYRETLKETEIIPELRALFERYRRERVANERFGDFAARVLWVENGVEGAQAAVAV, from the coding sequence ATGGAAAACAACGTTGCTGAGCCGAAGCTCTCGCCCAACGAGCACTTGAAGGCGGGTTGCCCCACCCTGGCGGGCACCCTGGCCCAAACGCTCGCCAACCCTGCCGAAGATCATTTTTCCGAGGAGGACGCCCAGTTCCTCAAGTTTCATGGCTGCTATCAACAGGATGACCGGGACGTGCGCAAGCAGGGCAAGAAATTCATTTTCATGGTGCGGGTGCGGATGCCTGGCGGAGTATTGAAACCAGAGCAATACCTGACCATGGACCGCCTGGCCACAGAGTACGGAAATGACTCCCTGCGGGTCACTTCGCGACAGGGCATCCAGTTCCATGGCATCATTAAATCCGGGCTGGCGCGGACCATCCGTGGGATTCACGAGGCCATGTTGACCACCTTGGCGGCCTGCGGCGATGTGGTGCGGAATGTTGTGACCCCGCCGCCGGTGTTGCACGGGGAGGTGGGCCGGGAGGTGCTGGCGGATGCGCGGCTGTTGTCACAATCCCTCCTGCCCCAAACGCCAGCGTACCATGAGATTTGGTTGAACGGGGAAAAATTGGAGATGGAAAAGGCGGCGCTTAATGATTTCGTGGACCCGCTTTATGGGAAGACCTATTTGCCGCGCAAATTCAAGATTTCCTTCGCCATCCCACCCGTCAACGACGTGGACATCTTTGCCCAATGCCTTGGTTTTATTGCCATTGAGGCCGGGGGCCGGGTGGTGGGCTACAACGTGGTGGCGGGCGGCGGCATGGGACGCTCGCACGGCAATCAGCAAACCTTCCCCCGGCTGGCGGATCTGATTGGTTTTATTCCGCGGGAGGCGGTGGAGGCCACGGCGCGGGCGGTGGTGGGCATTCACCGGGATTTTGGGGACCGGGCCAACCGCAAACACGCCCGGTTGAAATACGTGCTGGCGGATCGTGGGGTGGAATGGTTTCGGGCCGAGCTGGAGCGGCGGGTGGGCTTTGCGCTGGAGCCGGCGCGGCCGTTTGTCTTTACGCGCCAGGGGGACCTTTACGGATGGCGGCAGCAGGCGGATGGCTCATGGGTGTTGGGTATGTTCATTGAAACGGGGCGCATCCGGGATACGGAAAGCCGTCAGCTCAAGACAGCTCTGCGCCGGGTGGTGGAGAGGTTTGGACTGGAAGTGCATTTGACCCCGGCCAACAATTTGTTGCTGGTGGGCATCAAGGATGACCAGCGCGAGGCGGTCACCCGCCTGCTGGCGGAGCATGGAGCGGATCCGGCCCGGCGGGTCAGCGCCGTGCGGGGGGCTTCCATGGCCTGCGTGGCGCTGCCCACCTGCGGGTTGGCCCTGGCGGAGGCCGAGCGTTATCTGCCACACTTGATGGGCGAGATTGAAAAAGCCATGGAGGAAACGGGTCTGGGAGATCAGGAGATCATCATTCGCATGACCGGCTGCCCCAACGGGTGCGCGCGGCCGTACATGGCGGAAATCGCCCTGGTGGGCAAGGCGCCGGGGCGCTACCAGCTTTTTGTGGGGGGGAATCCGGCAGGCACGCGGCTCAATCGCGTGTACCGGGAGACGTTGAAGGAGACTGAAATCATACCGGAATTACGGGCGTTGTTTGAGCGCTACCGGCGCGAGCGGGTGGCCAACGAGCGCTTTGGTGATTTTGCGGCCCGGGTCCTGTGGGTGGAAAACGGAGTGGAAGGGGCCCAGGCGGCGGTGGCGGTGTAA
- a CDS encoding phosphoadenosine phosphosulfate reductase family protein produces MFTEAEIKQWNERWRGKPAAEIVEWAIVLAKGRAVVTTNFRPYEAVLLHLATRVQPDIPVLWVDHGWNRPATYRHAAELTRQLRLNLKVYAPSMTVARYQALHGAPPTPEQEEALRQFSQIFKLEPFQRAMRELAPTVWLTALRRVQNPHRAGMEIVAPDTHLGVVKVSPLLEWTDDQMEGYVKEHHLPVEWDYFDPAKGDEKRECGLHVRWGKTTEKES; encoded by the coding sequence ATGTTCACCGAAGCGGAAATCAAGCAGTGGAATGAGCGCTGGCGGGGGAAGCCGGCCGCCGAGATTGTGGAATGGGCCATTGTGCTGGCCAAAGGCCGGGCGGTGGTGACGACGAATTTTCGTCCCTATGAGGCCGTGTTGTTGCATCTGGCTACGCGCGTGCAGCCGGATATTCCGGTGCTCTGGGTGGATCATGGATGGAATCGGCCGGCGACGTATCGTCATGCCGCGGAGCTGACCCGGCAGTTGCGGTTGAACTTGAAAGTTTATGCGCCCTCGATGACCGTGGCGCGCTACCAGGCCCTGCACGGCGCGCCGCCCACACCCGAGCAGGAGGAAGCTCTGCGGCAGTTCAGCCAGATTTTCAAGCTGGAGCCGTTCCAACGGGCGATGCGCGAACTGGCGCCCACGGTCTGGCTCACGGCCTTGCGCCGGGTGCAGAATCCGCATCGCGCGGGAATGGAAATCGTGGCCCCTGACACCCATTTGGGCGTGGTGAAGGTCAGCCCCTTGTTGGAGTGGACGGATGATCAGATGGAGGGGTATGTGAAAGAGCACCACCTGCCGGTGGAATGGGATTATTTTGACCCGGCCAAAGGCGATGAAAAACGCGAGTGCGGTTTGCATGTGCGGTGGGGCAAAACCACGGAAAAGGAATCCTGA
- the priA gene encoding primosomal protein N' — protein MADFLLLFAPPPCYPWGPMVARVTLEIALQKEFDYLVPADMEPLVAVGTRVKVPFAGREVLGCVTALLERSPHPQLKSIIKIIGRPGLVTPKVLALARWIADYYCCAPEVALRSVLPQAVRREKEGWRERLFVRVAPRVGEMPELTRRQEEVWRVVEEMRGLPLKQLVELTGATPQTIRRLEDKGLILISPEVDERDPYAAELILPTQPLPLNAEQARALQAITGAMGTPGQAAPPRPAVFLLHGVTGSGKTEVYLQAIAHALSLGRGAIVLVPEISLTPQTVECFKARFSSGPLQTLVAVLHSHLSEGERHDEWHKIRQGRARIVIGARSAIFAPVEPLGLIIVDEEHEHSYKQEEAPRYHARDVAVVRGTRENAVVVLGSATPSMESYYNARRGKYTLLELPHRADHKKMPVVRVVDMRAEARRERGQPPVFAQPLREAILRRLERREQVILFLNRRGYATALECPLCGYVARCPHCSVALTYHRPQVRLRCHICNYDAEAPAACPNPPCRNPGIRYAGLGTQKVEHVLTRLFPTARICRMDSDVLQRKEDYRRILGDFKAGKVDILVGTQMIAKGLHFENVTLVGVIYADLSLHLPDFRAGERTFQLLTQVAGRAGRGEVEGEVFVQSFTPFHPAIQYARRHDFAAFYEQELEFRQQLHYPPFSRLARLLFRGRNEEKVAFFAGHCRKQMEALAKDLPDLQIAGPAPAPLARAETFYRHHLTLRTRHMTKLSAALAALLPKLALPEDVLMAVDVDPVALL, from the coding sequence ATGGCAGATTTCCTTCTTTTGTTTGCGCCGCCGCCTTGTTATCCGTGGGGGCCGATGGTCGCGCGTGTGACATTGGAAATCGCCCTGCAGAAGGAGTTTGATTACCTCGTTCCGGCCGACATGGAGCCGCTGGTGGCGGTGGGGACGCGCGTCAAAGTGCCCTTTGCGGGGCGGGAGGTCTTGGGCTGTGTCACGGCGCTGTTGGAGCGGTCCCCGCATCCCCAACTCAAATCCATTATCAAAATCATTGGCCGGCCCGGACTGGTGACGCCCAAGGTGCTCGCCCTGGCCCGATGGATAGCCGATTACTACTGCTGCGCGCCGGAGGTGGCCCTGCGCTCGGTGCTGCCGCAGGCGGTGCGCCGCGAGAAAGAAGGCTGGCGCGAACGGCTGTTTGTGCGGGTGGCCCCGCGCGTGGGAGAAATGCCGGAGCTGACCCGGCGCCAGGAGGAAGTCTGGCGGGTGGTGGAGGAGATGCGCGGTTTGCCGCTGAAGCAGCTGGTGGAATTGACAGGCGCCACCCCCCAAACCATCCGGCGGTTGGAGGACAAAGGACTGATCCTAATTTCGCCCGAAGTGGATGAGCGTGATCCCTACGCGGCGGAATTGATTTTGCCCACGCAGCCCCTGCCTTTGAATGCCGAACAAGCGCGGGCCTTGCAGGCCATTACGGGGGCCATGGGGACGCCGGGGCAGGCCGCACCTCCCCGGCCGGCGGTTTTTCTGCTGCATGGGGTGACCGGCAGCGGCAAAACGGAGGTTTATCTGCAGGCCATTGCCCACGCCTTGAGCCTGGGGCGGGGCGCCATCGTGCTGGTGCCGGAAATATCGCTGACGCCGCAAACCGTGGAGTGTTTCAAGGCGCGCTTCAGCAGCGGGCCGCTGCAAACCCTCGTGGCCGTGCTTCACAGTCATCTTTCCGAGGGCGAGCGCCATGATGAATGGCACAAAATCCGCCAGGGCCGCGCCCGCATCGTGATCGGCGCGCGATCAGCCATCTTTGCGCCGGTGGAACCGCTGGGCCTGATCATCGTGGATGAGGAGCATGAACACTCCTACAAGCAGGAGGAGGCGCCCCGGTATCACGCGCGCGATGTGGCCGTGGTGCGCGGCACCCGCGAAAATGCCGTGGTGGTGCTCGGCTCGGCCACGCCCTCGATGGAGAGTTACTACAATGCCCGGCGCGGCAAATACACCCTGCTGGAGCTGCCGCATCGAGCCGATCACAAGAAAATGCCGGTGGTGCGGGTGGTGGACATGCGCGCAGAGGCGCGGCGCGAGCGCGGCCAGCCGCCGGTGTTTGCGCAACCCCTGCGTGAGGCCATTTTGCGGCGACTGGAGCGGCGCGAGCAGGTCATCCTCTTTTTGAACCGGCGCGGTTACGCCACGGCGCTGGAGTGTCCCCTGTGCGGTTATGTGGCGCGGTGCCCGCATTGCAGTGTGGCCCTCACCTATCACCGCCCGCAGGTGCGGCTGCGCTGCCACATCTGCAATTACGATGCCGAGGCCCCCGCGGCCTGCCCCAATCCGCCGTGCCGCAACCCCGGCATCCGTTATGCAGGACTGGGCACGCAAAAGGTGGAGCATGTATTGACCCGGTTATTCCCCACCGCGCGCATCTGCCGGATGGATTCCGACGTGCTGCAGCGCAAGGAGGATTACCGGCGCATCCTCGGAGATTTCAAGGCCGGCAAAGTGGACATTTTGGTGGGCACCCAGATGATCGCCAAGGGCCTGCACTTTGAAAACGTGACCCTCGTGGGTGTGATTTATGCCGATTTAAGCCTGCACCTGCCCGATTTTCGCGCGGGCGAGCGCACCTTTCAATTATTGACCCAGGTGGCCGGTCGCGCCGGCCGGGGCGAGGTGGAAGGAGAAGTTTTTGTGCAGTCTTTCACTCCTTTTCACCCGGCCATTCAATACGCGCGCCGCCATGATTTTGCGGCCTTCTACGAGCAGGAACTTGAGTTTCGCCAGCAATTGCATTACCCGCCCTTCAGCCGGCTGGCCCGCTTGTTGTTCCGCGGGCGCAACGAAGAAAAAGTCGCCTTCTTCGCCGGGCATTGCCGCAAACAGATGGAGGCCTTGGCCAAAGATCTGCCGGATTTGCAAATTGCCGGCCCCGCCCCTGCGCCCCTGGCGCGCGCCGAAACATTCTACCGTCATCATCTCACCTTGCGCACGCGGCACATGACCAAACTAAGTGCCGCGCTGGCCGCTCTGCTGCCCAAGCTGGCCTTGCCGGAGGATGTTCTGATGGCGGTGGACGTGGACCCCGTGGCCCTGCTGTGA